From one Microbulbifer sp. A4B17 genomic stretch:
- a CDS encoding NAD-dependent epimerase/dehydratase family protein: MTQKAIIVGATGLIGAHLTEQLAGEETFDEILTLTRRPQAAASTKVHNHIVNFDRLEEAAPLFQANTLFSCLGTTRKQAGSLAAQYRVDVEYQYKAAQMAAEAGVSHYLLVSSSGANSKSASAYLRMKGELEEKIKKLPFERISILQPSLLLGNRGDARPGEQIGAILLPLICKLPGLKRYRPIEGREVAAKMVRLSQQEQTGIETLRLDQLFTS, encoded by the coding sequence ATGACCCAAAAAGCCATTATCGTCGGGGCTACTGGCCTTATCGGTGCACATCTCACCGAACAACTCGCAGGGGAGGAAACCTTTGATGAAATACTTACCCTTACCCGACGACCCCAAGCAGCAGCTAGTACCAAAGTACACAACCATATTGTCAACTTTGACCGACTAGAGGAAGCCGCTCCTCTTTTCCAGGCGAATACTCTATTTTCCTGCCTGGGCACCACGCGCAAACAGGCCGGTAGCCTGGCTGCTCAGTACCGGGTAGACGTTGAGTATCAGTATAAAGCTGCCCAAATGGCGGCTGAGGCAGGGGTAAGTCACTATCTATTGGTTTCATCCAGTGGAGCTAACAGCAAAAGTGCCAGTGCTTACTTACGGATGAAGGGAGAGCTGGAGGAAAAGATCAAGAAGCTGCCTTTTGAGCGTATCAGCATACTGCAACCTTCCCTGCTGCTGGGCAATCGGGGGGATGCCCGACCGGGAGAACAAATCGGAGCTATCCTTCTTCCCCTAATTTGTAAACTGCCCGGCCTTAAGCGTTACAGGCCCATTGAAGGGCGAGAAGTGGCTGCCAAGATGGTCCGGTTAAGCCAACAAGAGCAAACCGGTATCGAAACTCTGCGCCTGGATCAGTTATTTACTTCTTGA
- a CDS encoding CPBP family intramembrane glutamic endopeptidase produces the protein MDAVDQKEGNPPVFLPLIGTQIVCLLLAFLGFYLASPKVLIIGDGVGLQVIIGILGAVFTCGAILLLTRSDTSFGNLLRKQTGVLIPLFSKLSFFQLLLIALVVGICEELLFRGFLQSWLSELSTPFWGVLAATTAFALFHFSSWVYIVVTFGIGLVLGVVYQVFGSLLGVIIWHAIYDAIVLIVLTQYPHWLGITIEE, from the coding sequence ATGGATGCTGTTGACCAAAAAGAAGGGAACCCACCAGTTTTTCTCCCATTAATAGGTACTCAGATTGTTTGCTTGCTGCTGGCCTTTCTGGGCTTTTATCTGGCCTCTCCTAAGGTTTTGATTATTGGTGATGGTGTGGGGTTACAGGTGATAATTGGTATTCTTGGAGCGGTTTTTACCTGCGGAGCAATTCTGTTACTCACCCGCTCGGATACATCATTTGGCAACTTATTGCGGAAACAGACAGGGGTTTTGATTCCGCTATTTTCAAAACTGTCTTTTTTTCAACTTCTATTAATTGCTCTTGTAGTCGGAATTTGTGAGGAGCTTTTATTTCGGGGATTCTTACAGTCCTGGTTGTCAGAACTTAGTACACCTTTTTGGGGGGTGTTGGCCGCCACTACTGCATTCGCACTATTTCACTTTTCCTCCTGGGTATATATTGTTGTCACCTTTGGGATTGGCTTGGTATTAGGTGTGGTTTATCAAGTGTTCGGAAGCTTGTTGGGAGTGATAATCTGGCATGCAATTTATGATGCAATTGTCCTTATTGTTTTGACCCAATACCCACACTGGCTAGGAATAACGATAGAAGAATAA
- a CDS encoding exopolysaccharide biosynthesis protein, which yields MEQEIIGLGQLLKDIEAKSQGREHISIRHVIEAVGLRSFAPFLIVIGLILFSPLSGIPGLSTAMGVLLLLVAIQLLLHRKHIWLPQWLLNRSISSRKLMNALHWMQRPARFADRWIQPRMEFIVRSYGTYAIATTCTVIALTLPLMEVVPFSASTVGLALTIFGLALAARDGLLALIAFIITVSVLLLIIAAI from the coding sequence ATGGAACAAGAGATCATAGGGCTGGGCCAGCTGCTGAAAGATATCGAGGCAAAAAGCCAGGGGCGGGAGCATATCTCTATCCGGCATGTAATTGAGGCTGTAGGCCTCAGATCCTTTGCCCCTTTCCTTATCGTAATTGGACTGATCTTGTTTTCCCCTCTCAGCGGTATTCCAGGACTATCCACCGCTATGGGTGTTTTACTGCTACTGGTCGCGATACAACTGCTGCTTCATCGCAAACATATCTGGCTTCCACAATGGCTTCTCAATCGCTCCATTTCCAGTAGAAAGCTTATGAATGCGCTGCATTGGATGCAAAGACCGGCGCGCTTTGCCGACCGCTGGATTCAGCCAAGAATGGAGTTTATTGTCCGCAGCTATGGGACTTATGCTATTGCCACTACGTGCACAGTTATCGCCTTGACCCTGCCTTTGATGGAAGTAGTGCCCTTCTCTGCCTCAACTGTAGGCCTCGCCCTTACAATTTTTGGGCTGGCCCTGGCAGCCCGAGATGGGCTTCTTGCCCTGATTGCATTTATCATCACCGTATCAGTATTACTGCTGATTATTGCCGCGATATAA
- a CDS encoding CPBP family intramembrane glutamic endopeptidase → MEVTSPVRRSLPVFFFLMDIQLGCLLLAALGLYLAPVEISVFGDRVWLQLFLGLLGAVVTFSVVMILARSETLFGNILRRHCLQLTPLFSKLTSSQMVWVAIAAGICEELLFRGFLQSWLSQLSSPFLGLLGASLIFALLHCASWVYFFLTFMIGLILGIFYQMSGGLVGVMVWHSIYDLFAIFAIVRFPHMLGMDNEISRRD, encoded by the coding sequence ATGGAAGTAACGAGCCCGGTAAGGCGGAGCCTGCCGGTTTTCTTTTTTTTAATGGATATTCAGCTGGGTTGCCTGTTGCTTGCAGCTTTAGGTCTATACCTTGCTCCTGTAGAGATTTCAGTATTTGGGGACAGGGTTTGGTTGCAGCTGTTTCTAGGACTGTTGGGCGCTGTTGTGACTTTCTCTGTTGTGATGATACTGGCCCGCTCTGAGACCCTTTTCGGGAATATATTGCGGCGACACTGCCTTCAGTTGACCCCGCTGTTCTCTAAATTAACTTCCTCGCAAATGGTATGGGTGGCCATTGCCGCCGGTATTTGTGAGGAACTGCTGTTTCGTGGTTTCTTACAGTCGTGGCTCTCGCAGCTCAGTTCGCCATTTTTAGGGTTGTTGGGGGCGTCGCTGATATTTGCGCTGTTGCATTGTGCGTCCTGGGTTTACTTCTTCCTCACTTTTATGATCGGACTTATTTTAGGAATCTTTTACCAGATGTCCGGGGGGCTGGTGGGGGTTATGGTGTGGCACTCGATTTATGATCTGTTCGCGATTTTTGCCATAGTCCGTTTTCCCCACATGTTGGGAATGGACAATGAAATTTCCAGGCGAGATTAG
- a CDS encoding GDYXXLXY domain-containing protein yields the protein MKPGIVIGLVAAIAVQFFILVGMYVKAQMPIWTGEPVSVKTVPVDPRSLFRGNYARLSYPFSTLDKALFKGRGRLRQGEVVYVSLQKGTSGLYELASVSLEQPQSGIFIRGRIAGNSFWNSSDGYQVRYGIEAYFAPKEKALDLEKQLRDGGVADLMISADGRASLKVVRGSGNQ from the coding sequence ATGAAGCCTGGGATTGTGATTGGATTGGTTGCCGCCATTGCAGTGCAGTTTTTTATTCTGGTGGGAATGTATGTAAAAGCCCAGATGCCAATTTGGACGGGCGAGCCTGTTTCAGTAAAAACAGTTCCTGTGGACCCGAGATCCCTGTTCCGGGGTAACTATGCTCGATTAAGCTACCCCTTCTCCACCTTGGATAAAGCTTTATTTAAAGGGCGTGGCCGCCTGCGTCAGGGGGAGGTGGTCTATGTGAGCCTACAAAAAGGGACTTCCGGCTTGTATGAACTGGCTTCTGTCAGTCTTGAGCAGCCGCAGAGTGGTATTTTTATCCGGGGGCGTATAGCCGGCAACAGTTTCTGGAATTCGTCAGACGGTTACCAGGTTCGCTATGGTATTGAAGCCTATTTCGCCCCAAAAGAAAAAGCATTGGATCTCGAAAAGCAATTGCGAGATGGCGGCGTGGCCGATTTGATGATCTCTGCCGATGGGCGGGCGAGCCTTAAGGTCGTCAGGGGCTCAGGAAATCAATAA
- a CDS encoding DUF2157 domain-containing protein — MRLIRLLKHDLAREAGDWVEDGVISESQAEQICARYQVDYHRAQERTLGYSILVGLAYLFIGLAVITLIGANWEEIPRGLRMGGLIALTLITQGVAFKVYLSGDKKAGEGLFLLGNLFFGAAIILISQIYHLGEHMPDGIFWWALGSLPFALITRSPWIAQQALLLALLWFFLESSLGFYPALFPIFLIGALYILLSGRGSVVLLLTFIFGLGFWLEFSLSEFWRLQDGKFRADVYPENLAVAVSFFILMYCFAHWLATRTSAIAKDYAAVISVWCLRFTLIGLLIFSFEFPWEELIGGPWSHLPSMWAVVGTMAVMAIVLALLAHRTMFGLGICGVFVTVLAVVTTIDSSDYAIWLQILTNVALIATGIWLIFRGIHDGISHYFFLGVMAILLTALLRYIDLIGDYVGAALLFILFAALLLAAARYWKYHQTEGSMR, encoded by the coding sequence ATGCGATTGATTCGGTTACTGAAGCATGACCTGGCTCGCGAGGCCGGTGATTGGGTTGAGGATGGTGTTATCAGTGAGTCTCAGGCCGAGCAGATCTGTGCCCGTTATCAAGTGGATTATCACCGGGCTCAGGAGCGAACTCTGGGGTACAGCATCTTGGTTGGGCTGGCGTACCTGTTTATAGGGTTAGCGGTGATCACCCTGATCGGGGCCAATTGGGAAGAGATCCCCAGGGGCCTGAGAATGGGGGGGCTGATTGCATTGACCCTGATTACCCAAGGTGTGGCATTTAAGGTTTACCTGTCGGGAGACAAGAAAGCTGGAGAGGGCCTGTTTCTACTGGGTAACCTGTTCTTTGGTGCGGCGATTATTTTGATCTCGCAGATATACCATCTCGGTGAACACATGCCAGACGGTATTTTCTGGTGGGCACTGGGCAGCTTGCCATTTGCGTTGATTACTCGCAGTCCATGGATTGCGCAGCAGGCTTTGTTATTGGCTCTGTTGTGGTTCTTCCTGGAGTCGAGCCTGGGTTTTTATCCCGCTCTGTTTCCAATCTTCCTGATAGGAGCCCTCTATATATTGCTGAGCGGTCGGGGGAGTGTGGTACTCCTGTTGACCTTTATATTTGGATTAGGGTTTTGGCTGGAGTTTTCTTTGTCAGAGTTTTGGCGTCTGCAGGATGGCAAGTTCCGTGCGGATGTTTACCCGGAGAACCTGGCGGTTGCAGTTTCCTTCTTTATTCTTATGTATTGCTTCGCCCATTGGCTCGCAACTCGTACATCGGCAATAGCAAAGGACTATGCGGCGGTTATCTCTGTCTGGTGCCTTCGATTTACTTTAATTGGATTGCTGATATTCAGTTTTGAATTTCCCTGGGAGGAGTTGATAGGGGGTCCCTGGAGCCACTTACCATCCATGTGGGCGGTCGTAGGAACTATGGCCGTCATGGCTATAGTACTGGCGTTACTCGCTCATAGAACGATGTTTGGGTTGGGGATATGTGGTGTATTTGTCACTGTGCTCGCTGTTGTGACGACCATTGATTCCAGTGATTACGCGATATGGCTACAAATTCTCACCAATGTTGCCTTGATTGCCACTGGGATCTGGTTGATCTTCAGGGGGATTCACGATGGTATCTCACACTATTTCTTTCTTGGGGTTATGGCGATCCTACTGACCGCATTGCTGCGCTATATTGATTTGATTGGCGATTATGTGGGTGCTGCCCTTCTGTTTATTCTATTCGCAGCTCTGTTACTGGCAGCGGCCAGGTATTGGAAGTATCACCAGACCGAGGGGAGTATGCGATGA
- the ahpC gene encoding alkyl hydroperoxide reductase subunit C, whose protein sequence is MSRYIESELKPFNAKAYQNGEFHDVSDSDVKGKWAVFFFYPADFTFVCPTELGDLADNYEEFKKLGVEIYSVSTDTHFTHKAWHDSSETIGKIQYPMIGDPTGTITRNFGVMIEEEGIADRGTFVIDPEGRIQIVEITAGGIGRDASELLRKIKAAQYIAAHPGEVCPAKWKEGAETLAPSLDLVGKI, encoded by the coding sequence ATGTCCCGCTATATCGAATCAGAACTCAAACCCTTCAATGCCAAAGCCTACCAAAACGGTGAGTTTCACGACGTCAGTGACTCTGATGTCAAAGGCAAGTGGGCAGTATTCTTCTTCTACCCCGCAGACTTCACCTTTGTTTGCCCTACTGAGCTGGGTGACCTGGCGGATAACTATGAAGAGTTTAAGAAGCTGGGCGTGGAGATCTATTCAGTTTCTACCGACACCCACTTCACTCACAAGGCCTGGCACGACTCCTCCGAAACCATTGGTAAAATCCAATACCCGATGATCGGTGATCCCACCGGCACTATTACCCGCAATTTCGGTGTGATGATCGAAGAAGAAGGCATTGCCGACCGTGGCACCTTCGTTATCGACCCCGAGGGCCGTATTCAAATCGTGGAAATCACTGCCGGCGGTATTGGCCGCGATGCCAGTGAACTACTGCGCAAAATCAAAGCCGCCCAATACATCGCTGCTCACCCCGGTGAAGTTTGCCCAGCGAAATGGAAGGAAGGTGCGGAAACCCTGGCACCGTCTCTCGACCTGGTAGGTAAAATTTAA
- a CDS encoding sugar MFS transporter has protein sequence MKRNIYWFGLLSCYGALFLLGFIEVYKDPIYPKILDFFSVSPTKGSTFFFLSTFSALLMTLSGSLWVKKIRVISGLALFVVFMGVGSVLSGISGYLHSFTLLILGSFLFGLGAGGSMVLINVAIPLFVPENLTRQGYCGLHSTYGMASILSPLLPGLLYKFHFGWEGGFYLFGGLAASILFFILSGLIRRKGKLRKNGSSFNPGAYKETSQRDKEPKEWWIAIGGGFIVSAYNGAEHILASRMVLLLEARGGHWAVEADILLSIFFGLLCLGRVAFTFILLKGSAFFWLIVSFLSTAAVFSLGYWVSPLWFPVCGLTLSYLFPYAMEWLTHCSKNPPFTVSFSLGMGGIFLILAHALVGG, from the coding sequence GTGAAACGCAACATCTACTGGTTTGGATTGTTGTCATGCTATGGGGCTCTATTTTTACTGGGCTTTATAGAGGTCTATAAAGATCCAATTTACCCCAAGATTTTAGATTTCTTTTCTGTTTCCCCAACGAAGGGCTCCACCTTTTTCTTCCTGTCCACTTTTTCTGCCTTACTTATGACTTTGTCAGGGTCTCTCTGGGTGAAAAAAATAAGAGTGATCTCTGGATTAGCATTATTCGTAGTTTTTATGGGAGTAGGGTCGGTACTTTCAGGTATCTCTGGATATCTGCACTCGTTTACCCTGCTTATTCTGGGCAGCTTCCTTTTTGGTTTGGGTGCCGGCGGGAGCATGGTTTTGATTAATGTGGCAATTCCTCTTTTTGTGCCTGAAAACTTAACTCGTCAAGGTTATTGTGGATTACATAGTACCTATGGGATGGCCTCCATATTGTCTCCTTTGTTACCCGGATTGTTGTATAAATTTCACTTTGGATGGGAGGGCGGCTTTTATTTGTTTGGGGGGCTAGCGGCAAGCATATTATTTTTTATCTTGTCTGGATTAATAAGAAGAAAAGGAAAGCTGAGGAAAAATGGGAGTTCTTTTAACCCTGGCGCCTATAAAGAGACAAGCCAACGAGATAAAGAACCGAAAGAGTGGTGGATCGCAATTGGTGGTGGGTTTATTGTTTCTGCCTACAACGGCGCCGAACATATATTGGCGAGTAGGATGGTACTACTTCTTGAAGCTAGGGGAGGGCACTGGGCCGTTGAGGCGGATATTTTACTTTCAATCTTTTTCGGATTGCTTTGTTTAGGGAGAGTGGCCTTCACTTTTATCCTGCTGAAGGGAAGTGCTTTTTTCTGGTTGATAGTCTCTTTTTTATCGACAGCAGCCGTATTTTCTCTGGGCTACTGGGTGAGTCCTCTATGGTTCCCTGTATGTGGATTGACACTATCCTATTTGTTTCCTTATGCAATGGAATGGTTGACACATTGTAGTAAGAATCCACCTTTTACAGTTTCGTTCTCCTTAGGCATGGGGGGAATTTTCTTGATTCTGGCGCATGCTTTGGTGGGGGGTTAG
- a CDS encoding iron-containing alcohol dehydrogenase, producing the protein MKQNVVHVTVVGVGLPGESIGWLHLSQLMNMANVVVDAVVEEYWLSSDIASSEKGVIFRGEMARLKAQYGDFKAYSSVEQIPDAHPSLKNLVVISVRTLLTKGIFESVVNKGYRNIYLEKPGADSLEKLREMERIADIKNVNVVVGYQKHIANYVDKAERLNEQWKLKSRSVGFIHHNPHPEANLESIFRQNSEGMLLNQCCHELELCIAKWNLAPHNITDVVVNRDETVQKRFGDIEDFKKLSFTLKTNLGVSFSFLATRCEGVENCIVMRKGLRGRPIFIRQAIQDVLDRALELTRKEKGGMWYCYLFERDYRNLKRLFIESILDSDDEKYLSLPRLLHACGVLELAAAIEPSIKAQLREDEGHHSIVQISDTICQAPTNQRIWYHHGLFNSGNKFLIELLRPPQNRIICCVDDKVWELYGKGITEWQESMGIEFIPIVMKGGEQSKNINSLISMIDEIWKANPLRYREPILAMGGGAVTDTIGFVSAVWRRNTPWIRIPTTLMGMIDSSIGIKVSVNHNIKNGIGAFHCPLHTIIDPSFLKTNPQRVLKSAIGEMIKVGVVFNKDVLDTLSAQGATLLENKFLEPDGLPGDASYKLLINCIDAMLDSIAGDLNEENLSRPMDFGHTLSRWLERDEAFRLMHGEAVGIDCLFTSLVAEKMGLISKADIELLFGIYVQLGLAASVKGLSLDVYKTAIKQISIHRSGTLRAPLPAPLGNCIWVNKIEANHLESAWYDLQERLTRHPELILDPDEIAEEGYLPKQLDLTSHQSAKKLPLRRLRWGFIGCGRIANDFALVLDYLDSSEVFAVASRDFNRAREFANRHGATRAYGSYLELVSDPDIDIVYIATIPELHRQHAELALMAGKPVLIEKPLALTVEDAVRIKKLANKKQLFCMEGMWMRFFPAIKYCRDIINLGNIGKVSQLRADLSFDLRKDEGLQSPKWKVGAGMDAGVYPVHTALMVLGRGISDLEFSGVLDNYGFQEDGAGLIYAHFDSGSTAVVSWSHLVEGAEELEIYGTEGRIKVFAPAHCPTKVSVTRITGDRRTDNETKLYEFPLPRIRGRFNYPNSEGLYYEAQAVQLCIEKNLRESPDLPLADSIQAIRMIEECDQYIKRRAA; encoded by the coding sequence ATGAAACAGAATGTGGTGCATGTCACGGTGGTAGGTGTCGGTCTGCCTGGGGAGTCAATCGGATGGCTGCATTTGTCTCAGCTAATGAATATGGCAAATGTAGTGGTAGATGCGGTTGTTGAAGAGTATTGGCTCTCAAGTGATATCGCATCTTCTGAAAAAGGGGTGATTTTCCGAGGGGAGATGGCAAGACTAAAAGCTCAGTATGGCGATTTCAAAGCTTATTCCTCGGTGGAGCAAATACCTGATGCGCATCCCTCCTTAAAAAATTTGGTTGTTATCTCGGTGAGGACTCTACTCACGAAGGGAATTTTTGAATCGGTAGTTAATAAAGGATATAGGAATATATATCTTGAAAAACCTGGTGCCGACTCGTTGGAAAAACTGCGTGAAATGGAAAGGATCGCCGACATAAAGAATGTAAATGTTGTTGTTGGCTATCAAAAGCATATCGCAAACTACGTGGATAAAGCTGAGAGGCTTAATGAGCAATGGAAGTTGAAGTCCAGGAGCGTCGGATTTATTCATCACAATCCGCATCCGGAAGCCAACCTGGAAAGCATTTTTAGGCAAAATTCCGAGGGTATGCTGCTCAACCAGTGTTGCCATGAACTTGAACTTTGTATAGCAAAGTGGAACCTTGCTCCTCACAACATTACTGATGTAGTGGTGAATCGAGATGAAACCGTGCAGAAGCGTTTCGGTGATATCGAGGACTTCAAAAAGCTGTCTTTTACGTTAAAAACTAATCTGGGAGTGAGTTTCTCTTTTCTGGCTACCCGTTGTGAAGGCGTCGAAAATTGCATAGTGATGCGAAAAGGCCTTAGAGGTAGGCCTATTTTTATTCGCCAGGCCATACAAGATGTGCTCGATCGGGCACTTGAGCTTACTAGAAAAGAAAAGGGAGGGATGTGGTATTGCTACTTGTTTGAGCGAGATTATCGCAATCTGAAGCGGCTGTTTATTGAATCCATTCTAGATAGCGATGATGAGAAATACTTGAGCCTGCCGCGACTGCTTCATGCATGTGGTGTTCTTGAATTGGCCGCAGCGATAGAGCCCAGTATTAAGGCTCAATTAAGAGAAGATGAAGGCCATCATTCTATCGTACAAATTTCAGATACTATTTGTCAGGCTCCAACAAACCAAAGAATCTGGTACCACCATGGACTCTTTAATTCTGGTAATAAATTCCTTATAGAACTCCTAAGACCGCCGCAGAATAGAATTATTTGTTGTGTTGATGACAAGGTATGGGAACTCTATGGGAAGGGTATTACCGAGTGGCAAGAGTCCATGGGGATTGAGTTTATTCCGATAGTTATGAAGGGTGGCGAACAGTCAAAAAATATTAATAGTCTTATCAGTATGATTGATGAGATATGGAAGGCAAATCCTCTTCGCTATAGGGAGCCAATCTTAGCTATGGGCGGAGGGGCGGTAACCGATACGATTGGGTTTGTCAGTGCGGTGTGGCGACGCAATACACCCTGGATACGTATCCCAACGACTCTAATGGGAATGATTGACTCCTCTATCGGCATCAAAGTCAGTGTGAACCACAATATTAAGAATGGGATTGGTGCTTTTCATTGTCCCTTGCATACCATCATTGATCCCTCTTTCTTGAAAACTAATCCACAACGGGTATTAAAAAGTGCGATTGGTGAAATGATTAAGGTAGGCGTGGTATTCAATAAGGATGTGCTCGATACCTTGTCAGCTCAGGGCGCCACTCTGTTGGAAAATAAATTTTTGGAACCTGATGGCCTACCGGGTGATGCATCCTATAAGCTGCTGATAAATTGTATTGATGCCATGCTGGATAGTATTGCGGGAGACTTAAATGAAGAGAATTTATCCAGGCCAATGGACTTTGGACATACGTTATCCCGATGGTTGGAGCGTGATGAGGCTTTCAGGTTGATGCATGGTGAGGCTGTGGGTATTGATTGCCTGTTTACTTCGCTGGTAGCTGAAAAAATGGGATTGATATCCAAGGCAGACATTGAGTTACTGTTTGGAATTTACGTGCAGCTGGGACTTGCAGCTAGTGTCAAAGGGCTGAGCCTGGATGTATACAAGACGGCAATAAAACAGATCTCGATTCATCGCTCCGGTACTTTGCGAGCGCCTCTCCCAGCCCCTCTAGGAAACTGTATTTGGGTCAATAAGATAGAGGCGAACCATCTGGAAAGCGCTTGGTATGACCTGCAAGAGAGGCTTACTCGTCATCCGGAGCTCATATTGGATCCTGATGAAATAGCAGAGGAGGGGTATTTACCTAAGCAATTAGACTTGACCAGTCATCAAAGTGCTAAAAAGTTACCTTTGAGAAGGCTTCGCTGGGGATTTATAGGCTGTGGAAGAATAGCAAATGATTTTGCACTAGTCCTCGATTACCTGGATTCCTCGGAAGTCTTTGCTGTAGCTTCCAGGGATTTTAATAGAGCGAGAGAGTTTGCAAATAGACATGGAGCAACTCGGGCTTATGGCAGTTACCTGGAACTTGTTTCTGATCCTGATATTGACATTGTCTATATTGCAACTATCCCTGAGCTACACCGACAACATGCTGAATTAGCTTTAATGGCAGGTAAGCCTGTTCTTATTGAAAAACCTTTGGCGCTAACGGTTGAGGATGCTGTAAGGATTAAAAAGCTTGCCAATAAAAAACAGCTGTTTTGTATGGAAGGGATGTGGATGAGGTTCTTCCCTGCTATTAAATACTGTAGAGATATTATTAATCTTGGAAATATAGGTAAGGTAAGCCAGCTTCGTGCAGATTTGAGCTTTGACCTGCGCAAGGATGAAGGGCTGCAGTCTCCGAAATGGAAGGTGGGAGCTGGTATGGATGCCGGTGTGTATCCTGTTCACACGGCGCTGATGGTATTGGGTAGGGGGATATCAGACCTGGAGTTCTCTGGGGTGCTGGATAACTACGGTTTCCAGGAGGATGGTGCCGGACTCATTTATGCTCACTTCGATAGTGGATCAACAGCTGTAGTTTCCTGGAGTCATCTGGTTGAAGGTGCGGAAGAGTTGGAGATCTATGGTACCGAAGGGCGGATAAAAGTGTTTGCCCCGGCACATTGTCCAACTAAGGTGTCAGTGACGCGGATCACCGGTGATCGAAGGACAGATAATGAGACTAAGTTGTACGAATTCCCGTTGCCGAGAATAAGAGGTAGGTTTAATTATCCAAATTCTGAGGGACTTTATTATGAGGCACAGGCCGTTCAGTTATGTATTGAAAAAAATTTAAGAGAATCACCGGATCTTCCTCTTGCCGATTCTATACAAGCAATCCGAATGATTGAAGAATGTGATCAATATATCAAAAGAAGGGCTGCGTGA
- the ahpC gene encoding alkyl hydroperoxide reductase subunit C translates to MSRYIESQLKPFNAKAYQNGDFFDISDADVKGKWAVFFFYPADFTFVCPTELGDLADNYEEFKKLGVEIYSVSTDTHFTHKAWHDSSDTIGKIQYPMIGDPTGTITRNFGVMIEEEGIADRGTFVIDPEGRIQIVDITAGGIGRDASELLRKIKAAQYIAAHPGEVCPAKWKEGEETLAPSLDLVGKI, encoded by the coding sequence ATGTCACGTTACATCGAATCCCAGCTGAAACCCTTTAACGCCAAGGCTTATCAAAACGGCGACTTCTTCGATATCAGCGACGCCGACGTTAAAGGCAAGTGGGCCGTATTCTTCTTCTACCCCGCAGACTTCACCTTTGTCTGCCCCACTGAGCTGGGCGACCTGGCGGACAACTATGAAGAGTTCAAGAAGTTGGGCGTTGAGATCTACTCCGTATCTACCGATACCCACTTCACCCACAAAGCCTGGCACGACTCTTCCGACACAATCGGCAAAATCCAATACCCGATGATCGGCGACCCCACCGGCACCATCACTCGCAACTTTGGTGTGATGATCGAAGAGGAAGGCATCGCCGATCGCGGCACCTTTGTGATCGACCCGGAAGGCCGTATCCAAATTGTCGACATCACTGCCGGTGGAATCGGTCGCGATGCCAGTGAGCTGTTGCGCAAGATCAAGGCTGCCCAGTACATCGCCGCTCACCCCGGTGAAGTCTGCCCGGCCAAGTGGAAAGAAGGCGAAGAGACCTTAGCCCCCTCTCTCGATCTGGTAGGAAAGATTTAA